TCGGCTTCAACGGGGAATAAATGCTGCAACCGTTAAATAATCATCCCAACCGTTAAAATAAATCCTATAACCGTTAAAATTCCTCCCAACTGGTATTATAACTGTCTTAACTGGTAATAAATCTCCCCTAACTGGCATTAAAACTAACTGATCCCATGCACTTGGCCTCACGCACTCTAAAAACAGGATAAAAAAATGTACAGCTACTTTTTGAGTCCGCCGATATTCACTTTATGGTTAACTTCTCTCCAAAAGTGGTAAATGGTATTAAAAAAGGATGAGGTGCTCTACATGGAAGAAACAAAGCAGAAGTACTACTTTAATATAGAAAGCGGCGAGGTGCTGGACACGCCGGCTGAGCAGGAGGGCCATTTATTCACGTTGATCGCTACAGGTGAAGAAATCAAAGATTTGCGCGAATACCTGGAGATGAATTATAAAGCTGACTGGGCAACATACGGAAATTCCCATCTGCATCCTTTCAAGGATCCGGATCGGGAGCATGCTGAATATGACTTTGCGATGAAGGAAATTTACGCGATGGTCTACAAACTGGGTGATGCTGAAGCCAGGAACCATGTGAAAAGCATGGGGATATTTACGGAAGAAGAGTTAAGAGGCCTATAAATTTTTGACACCATAGCTGATGCTGTGGTGTCTTTTTCTGTTCAGCAGGATTAATAGAATTATTTTGTGGATATCTACATGATTCTTTTAATCTAAGCCCAGCTTGTCGTGGCAGACCAAGTCACTTGCGCTTTTTGTCTTTATGTAACTATCCTGTAACTCCCATTTCTTAAAATAAATCCATCATGACGAGAGAGGGAGAGATTGCGGTGAGGTGGGAGCTCGATTGGCTTGAAACAAGAGCAAGTTTGACCCCAGAGGCCGCTGCGATTGCCGATGCAGGGACTGGTCAGGAATGGTCGTACAGGGAAGTCAATGATCGGGCTAAAGCAATCGCGGCGTGGATGGATTCAAATGGGGTTAAAAAGGGAGACAGAATAGCCTTGCTCGCGCCAAATGGAATTTGCTATTTTGATTTGTTGTTTGCCTGTGGTAAGATTGGTGCCATTTTCGTGCCGTTGAACTGGAGGCTGTCTATTGATGAATTAGCCTTTATTATAAAGGATTGTGAACCCACGTTCCTTGCGTTCCATTCAAATTTTACTAAAGAAGTGACGACGATCTGGGGAGAGGAAGACCGCTGTATTCAAATAAACGGTACCCGATTCTCGAGACTGATGGAGCAATTTGCGGGTCCATGTGAAATGAATGAAATAAATTTGGATGAGGAAGATCCTCTGGCGATGATTTATACCGGCGGGACCACCGGAAAGCCCAAAGGAGCGGTTCTGTCACATCGGGCAATCATTTGGAATAGCATTTCCACGATTACTAGCTGGAATCTGACAAATGAGGACACGACAGTTACGTATTTACCTTTATTTCATACCGGCGGTTTGAATGCTCTATCAATTCCTATCCTGATGGCAGGAGGAAAGGTGGTGCTGGCCAACGATTTTACCCCCGAAAAAGCGATTGATAATTTAATAAAGTATAAGAGCACAATCGTCCTGTTCGTTCCGACGATGCACCATATGCTTGTAAAATCACAACAGTTCCTTGAAGCGGAATTTCTGGATATGAAATTATTTTTATCTGGAGGTGCTCCGTGTCCGCTTGAAATTTACGAAGCCTACAAAAAGAAGGGCATCTCCTTCAAGGAGGGGTATGGACTGACAGAGGCTGGCCCGAATAACTTTTACATAGATCCTTCAGAGGCAAATGTAAAAAGAGGATCAGTCGGCAAGCCCATGCTGTTCCATTCCATTAAGCTTCTGGATGAAAACGAAAGCGAAGTCCCTGCTGGCCAGGTAGGAGAACTTGTAATCAAAGGCAAGCATGCATTCTCCTATTATTGGAAAAATAAAACTGCTACCGATCATGCCTGGAAGGATGGCTGGCTTCACACGGGCGACCTTGCAAAAAAGGATGAAGACGGCTACTACTATATTGTTGGTCGAAAAAAAGAAATGATCATCACAGGCGGTGAAAATGTATATCCTCTCGAAATCGAACACTGGCTCTGTGCGCACCCTTTGATTCGAGAGGCTGCAGTGGTAGGCATTCCGGACGAAAAATGGGGAGAAGTCGTGACTGCGTTCATTGTTCTTGAAGAAGGAGCGGTTTTGGGGGAGCAGGAAGCCAAAATGCATTGCAGGGAGAAGCTCGGCGGGTATAAAATCCCGAAAGTAATCCAGACAATCGGCCAGATGCCGAAGACGCATGTAGGCAAAATTGATAAAAAACAACTGAAAGAAGTCGCTCTGGCTGCTTCCGATAAGCCAGTCAGTTAAAAAAAGAAAAAGGCATTCCAGCCAGCATTTGCTGATTGGAATGCCTTTTTATGATAGTAACAGAGAGTATTGATTTTTCACTTCTAGAATTGTCTAGCTCCAGCGCTTGTAGGGGCTGACCATGGCGCTTGCGCTTTTCTTTATCAAAATGCACAGCACAATATTAACAGAGAAGAGTGAAGACAATAGAATCATGACCCCGCTGAATGGAAGCAGAGCTGCTACTGGAGGAGCGAGGCTTGCCCCGGTTAGCAGCACAAACGAATACAGTGACAATGCTTTGGCTCGCTGGCTGCTGCCATAGAAACCTATCAAGGTAATGGCGGTCGGGATGACGAGTGAAATTGATGAAACAAAAAAGATGGAGAAAAAAATCAAAGCTCCGGTGCTTTGGAAGAAAAGCAGCAGGACCGCGCTTATTGACCCGATGGCCAAGCCAAACATCAATGTCCTCAGCTCGCCCCAGCGATCCATCAGTTTCCCTGTGAAAAGGGAAAGAGAAGCCCCAATCAAACCAACCAGCCGGATCTTCAGCAGGTCTGAAGGAGGACCGTCGAAAAAACGTCCAATCGCATCATAGAAGGCGATAATCGCGAACAACAGCGAGAATGTAATACTATAGCATTTCATCAAGCGAGGCTCTTTTAGCAATTGAAAAAAGATTTTCCATAAAGGTTTGCTATCTGTCTCGGGCGGTGGAGATTCTTT
This window of the Mesobacillus jeotgali genome carries:
- a CDS encoding hydrolase, which produces MEETKQKYYFNIESGEVLDTPAEQEGHLFTLIATGEEIKDLREYLEMNYKADWATYGNSHLHPFKDPDREHAEYDFAMKEIYAMVYKLGDAEARNHVKSMGIFTEEELRGL
- a CDS encoding acyl-CoA synthetase — its product is MRWELDWLETRASLTPEAAAIADAGTGQEWSYREVNDRAKAIAAWMDSNGVKKGDRIALLAPNGICYFDLLFACGKIGAIFVPLNWRLSIDELAFIIKDCEPTFLAFHSNFTKEVTTIWGEEDRCIQINGTRFSRLMEQFAGPCEMNEINLDEEDPLAMIYTGGTTGKPKGAVLSHRAIIWNSISTITSWNLTNEDTTVTYLPLFHTGGLNALSIPILMAGGKVVLANDFTPEKAIDNLIKYKSTIVLFVPTMHHMLVKSQQFLEAEFLDMKLFLSGGAPCPLEIYEAYKKKGISFKEGYGLTEAGPNNFYIDPSEANVKRGSVGKPMLFHSIKLLDENESEVPAGQVGELVIKGKHAFSYYWKNKTATDHAWKDGWLHTGDLAKKDEDGYYYIVGRKKEMIITGGENVYPLEIEHWLCAHPLIREAAVVGIPDEKWGEVVTAFIVLEEGAVLGEQEAKMHCREKLGGYKIPKVIQTIGQMPKTHVGKIDKKQLKEVALAASDKPVS
- a CDS encoding MFS transporter, whose product is MKSMSLFHKTSILLTICAILVASNIYTLIPIYSVLADDLLIAESHVVLAGGLFTFFYACGLLSFGPVSDLTGRRKILVFGLFASALTTLAVGFSVGSLSLWIARSLQGITLATFASVAFAYSYDIFNFRQRTILVVLINTGFLIAGIFGQVASAFLTDIFTWNSVFFFFSAIYFILFAAAFFLLKESPPPETDSKPLWKIFFQLLKEPRLMKCYSITFSLLFAIIAFYDAIGRFFDGPPSDLLKIRLVGLIGASLSLFTGKLMDRWGELRTLMFGLAIGSISAVLLLFFQSTGALIFFSIFFVSSISLVIPTAITLIGFYGSSQRAKALSLYSFVLLTGASLAPPVAALLPFSGVMILLSSLFSVNIVLCILIKKSASAMVSPYKRWS